A window from Hemibagrus wyckioides isolate EC202008001 linkage group LG17, SWU_Hwy_1.0, whole genome shotgun sequence encodes these proteins:
- the ca8 gene encoding carbonic anhydrase-related protein isoform X2, with amino-acid sequence MADPVMDESNSVPGKDELDWGYEEGVEWGLLFPEANGENQSPINLNSREARYDPRLLEVGLMPNYVVCRDCEVINDGHTVRIMLKSKSVVTGGPLPSDHEFELHEVRFHWGKENQRGSEHTVNFKAFPMELHLIHWNSTLFNTVEDAMGKKNGILIIALFVQIGKEHLGLKAVTEVLQDLQYKGKTKIIPCFNPNTLLPDPLLRDYWVYEGSLTTPPCSENVTWILFRYPLTISQMQVTEPSWTKELEPAH; translated from the exons ATGGCAGACCCTGTGATGGACGAGTCCAATTCTGTCCCTGGGAAGGACGAGCTGGACTGGGGCTACGAGGAAG gtgtggagtggggtCTGCTGTTCCCAGAAGCGAACGGAGAGAATCAGTCTCCCATCAATCTGAACTCCAGAGAAGCTCGTTATGATCCTCGGCTGCTGGAAGTCGGTTTAATGCCCAACTACGTGGTGTGTCGAGACTGTGAGGTCATCAACGATGGACACACTGTCAGGATCATGCTCAAGTCCAAATCAG TGGTCACTGGAGGTCCTCTGCCCTCTGACCACGAGTTTGAGCTGCATGAAGTTCGCTTCCACTGGGGCAAGGAGAACCAGAGAGGATCTGAACACACCGTTAACTTCAAGGCCTTTCCCATGGAg cTGCATCTGATCCACTGGAACAGCACGTTGTTTAACACAGTGGAAGACGCCATGGGCAAGAAGAACGGCATCCTCATCATCGCTCTCTTCGTCCAG attggtAAGGAGCATCTGGGACTGAAGGCTGTTACAGAGGTGTTACAGGACCTGCAGTATAAA GGAAAGACGAAAATAATTCCGTGTTTTAATCCTAACACTTTACTTCCTG ATCCGTTATTAAGAGATTACTGGGTGTATGAAGGATCGTTAACAACGCCGCCGTGTAGCGAGAACGTCACCTGGATCCTCTTCCGCTACCCGCTAACCATCTCTCAGATGCAG